A window from Drosophila miranda strain MSH22 chromosome Y unlocalized genomic scaffold, D.miranda_PacBio2.1 Contig_Y2_pilon, whole genome shotgun sequence encodes these proteins:
- the LOC117192991 gene encoding nuclear pore membrane glycoprotein 210-like produces MAACDLYFVFLIFAAHKLTNAVKLNQPRVLLPIFNDKPVNLTLEVDERNCYKWTSSRQDLISVQPVYHVFSECAYEAVVTVRTRERRRNTAIVFAEEVQTGAMLRCDVIVDKISSLNVRTATRQLYLEEAPSTLRATSSSPSRESSSTGTSRSMTARSRPQCGSSPSRKAPTTLCPPPSRSSKPLASRAT; encoded by the exons ATGGCAGCATGCGACTTATACTTCGTATTCCTAATATTTGCGGCTCATAAATTGACTAACGCTGTGAAGTTAAACCAACCGCGAGTGTTGCTTCCCATTTTCAACGACAAACCCGTCAACTTAACTTTGGAGGTGGACGAACGAAATTGCTACAAATG GACATCTTCCCGTCAAGACCTTATATCTGTGCAACCGGTGTATCATGTCTTCAGCGAATGCGCCTACGAGGCAGTGGTCACAGTGCGGACCCGCGAGCGACGCCGCAACACGGCCATCGTGTTTGCGGAGGAAGTGCAGACCGGTGCCATGCTGCGCTGCGACGTAATAGTGGACAAAATTAGCAGTCTGAACGTGCGGACTGCCACACGGCAGCTCTACCTGGAGGAGGCGCCTTCGACTCTCAGGGCAACGAGTTCTTCACCCTCGAGGGAATCGAGTTCAACTGGGACATCTCGGAGCATGACAGCAAGAAGCCGCCCGCAATGCGGTTCCTCACCTTCTCGAAAAGCCCCTACCACACTGTGCCCCCCGCCCTCGAGAAGTTCGAAGCCGCTGGCATCAAGGGCTACATGA
- the LOC117192774 gene encoding hydroxysteroid dehydrogenase-like protein 2: MKNTGKLRGKILFITGGSRGIGKAIALKAARDGANIVIAAKTAEPHPKLPGTIYTAAEEIERAGGRALACIVDVRDEKQVQQTVEAAVAKFGGIDIVINNASAISMTPTLDTEMKRYDLMQNINTRGTFLVSKSCLPYLLKSDNPHILNQSPPLNMKPQWFANHAAYTIAKYGMSMCVLGMSEEFRDQGIAVNALWPRTTVHTAAVEMLSGPDGALYSRKPEVMADAAYAIISRDARDYTGHFFIDDDVLLDAGVKDLAKYACYPENIHKLATDIFLDDTGPFAKL, from the exons ATGAAGAACACTGG CAAGCTGAGAGGCAAAATCCTGTTCATTACCGGCGGATCCCGTGGAATCGGCAAGGCGATAGCCCTGAAGGCAGCTCGCGATGGGGCGAATATAGTGATCGCTGCCAAGACGGCGGAACCACATCCCAAGCTACCTGGAACCATCTATACGGCGGCTGAGGAGA TCGAGCGGGCTGGAGGCCGGGCGTTAGCCTGCATTGTCGATGTGCGCGATGAGAAGCAAGTCCAGCAGACCGTGGAGGCAGCAGTGGCCAAGTTCGGAGGCATCGATATCGTTATCAACAATGCCAGTGCCATATCCATGACCCCCACACTCGACACGGAGATGAAGCGCTATGACCTGATGCAGAACATCAACACTAGGGGGACATTTCTGGT ATCGAAAAGCTGCTTGCCGTATCTGCTGAAGAGCGACAATCCGCACATACTGAACCAGTCGCCCCCGCTGAACATGAAGCCGCAGTGGTTCGCCAATCACGCCGCGTACACGATCGCCAAATACGGAATGTCCATGTGTGTTCTGGGAATGTCGGAGGAGTTCCGTGACCAAGGAATCGCCGTAAATGCTCTGTGGCCGCGTACAACGGTTCACACGGCAGCGGTGGAGATGCTCAGTGGCCCAGATGGGGCTTTGTACTCCCGCAAGCCCGAGGTAATGGCCGACGCTGCGTATGCAATTATTAGCCGGGATGCTAGGGACTACACCGGACATTTCTTCATTGACGATGATGTTTTGCTGGATGCTGGTGTGAAGGATCTTGCCAAATATGCCTGCTATCCGGAGAATATACATAAGCTGGCTACGGATATATTTTTGGACGATACAGGACCTTTTGCTAAATTGTAA
- the LOC117192770 gene encoding nuclear pore membrane glycoprotein 210-like, whose amino-acid sequence MAACDLYFVFLIFAAHKLTDAVKLNQPRVLLPIFNDKPVNLTLEVDERNCYKWTSSRQDLISVQPVYHGFSECAYEAVVTVRTRERRRNTAIVFAEEVQTGAMLRCDVIVDKISSLNVWTATRQLYLEEAPAIFELHAFDSQGNEFFTLEGIEFNWDISEHDSKKPPAMRFLTISKSPYHTVPPALEKFEAAGIKGYMILLEGINTGTSKITITMPYAEYSNVKPLEIYISVLANIIIEPSEVTILKKDSISFRILQLKMDKPHDITKSNQYFLEVEDATVASLMGNTATDKNTKGPSALLTVAEPNKLGISLLPHNWVTVEGERHEVAFDLYSPDGQKVNNDIGQYTDIYFQGLHTCRRLSPFVAISFVHLQSEVDGFVVENRKQHSRLV is encoded by the exons ATGGCAGCATGCGACTTATACTTCGTATTCCTAATATTTGCGGCTCATAAATTGACTGACGCTGTGAAGTTAAACCAACCGCGAGTGTTGCTTCCCATTTTCAACGACAAACCCGTCAACTTAACTTTGGAGGTGGACGAACGAAATTGCTACAAATG GACATCTTCCCGTCAAGACCTTATATCTGTGCAACCGGTGTATCATGGCTTCAGCGAATGCGCCTACGAGGCAGTGGTCACAGTGCGGACCCGCGAGCGACGCCGCAACACGGCCATCGTGTTTGCAGAGGAAGTGCAGACCGGTGCCATGCTGCGCTGCGACGTAATAGTGGACAAAATTAGCAGTCTGAACGTGTGGACTGCCACACGGCAGCTCTACCTGGAGGAGGCGCCAGCGATCTTCGAGCTGCACGCCTTCGATTCTCAGGGCAACGAGTTCTTCACCCTCGAGGGAATCGAGTTCAACTGGGACATCTCGGAGCATGACAGCAAGAAGCCGCCCGCAATGCGGTTCCTCACCATCTCGAAAAGCCCCTACCACACTGTGCCCCCCGCCCTCGAGAAGTTCGAAGCCGCTGGCATCAAGGGCTACATGATCCTGCTGGAGGGTATCAATACGGGCACTTCAAAGATAACAATCACAATGCCCTATGCCGAGTACAGCAATGTGAAGCCCCTGGAAATATATATCAGTGTACTGGCCAATATCATTATCGAGCCTTCCGAGGTTACGATCCTGAAAAAAGACTCCATTAGCTTCCGCATTCTCCAGCTGAAGATGGACAAGCCGCATGATATTACGAAGAGCAACCAGTACTTCCTCGAAGTGGAGGATGCCACAGTGGCCAGCTTAATGGGCAACACTGCAACCGATAAGAACACCAAGGGCCCCAGTGCCCTGTTGACAGTGGCAGAGCCCAATAAGCTGGGCATCAGCCTCCTGCCTCACAACTGGGTGACGGTGGAGGGCGAGCGGCACGAGGTGGCCTTCGACCTATACTCTCCAGATGGCCAGAAGGTTAATAATGATATTGGCCAGTACACTGATATATATTTCCAGGGGCTTCACACGTGCCGACGCCTCTCACCATTTGTAGCAATTTCGTTCGTCCACCTCCAAAGTGAAGTTGACGGGTTTGTCGTTGAAAATAGGAAGCAACACTCGCGGTTGGTTTAA
- the LOC117192782 gene encoding mitochondrial intermediate peptidase-like produces the protein MLQMSRSSTRATLLRMRHRKLVSTWSPLATAFNAPPSKRINFTREVAGLFRMPELCTFEGFYLLRDNVENKSQDLIAEAISSQRQRKMVDIFDELSDSLCKVADLAEFIRIAHPKNKYMEAAEQACISICCVVER, from the exons ATGTTACAAATGAGTCGCAGCTCCACCCGCGCCACTCTGTTGAGGATGCGGCACCGGAAGCTAGTCTCCACCTGGTCGCCGCTAGCAACGGCATTCAATGCGCCGCCGTCGAAGCGCATCAACTTTACCCGCGAGGTTGCG GGCCTTTTCCGGATGCCCGAGCTTTGCACTTTCGAAGGTTTCTATTTGCTAAGGGACAATGTGGAGAACAAATCGCAGGATCTCATCGCAGAGGCGATTTCCAGTCAAAGACAACGCAAAATGGTCGACATATTCGACGAGCTCTCCGACTCCCTGTGCAAGGTAGCCGACCTGGCCGAGTTCATACGGATCGCGCACCCCAAGAACAAGTACATGGAGGCGGCGGAGCAGGCCTGCATCAGCATTTGCTGTGTGGTGGAGAGGTGA